From the genome of Nicotiana tabacum cultivar K326 chromosome 2, ASM71507v2, whole genome shotgun sequence:
TTTATACCCCGGATATATCAAGAGACTAATACTAGTaccataaaaaaaaattaaaaatatggatTAATAAGATGCTAATTAAAACTTGAGTACTTGATCGCAGAGGTTTTCTTGATCAAGATTCTTCCCAGCATTCCAAAAGAAAACTACCTAGCTAGtacattttaattaaataaacctaCTTCATTCATATCTATTGGCAAAATGCGAGAGCAAAACACAAACTATAGCAATTAGAAGAAACAATCCGGCTTGTAAGAGAATGTTCCTCCTTGATAACTTGATCGCGACAAAGAAGATCAAACATCAAAACCATACTGGATTATGCCTAGGAAATTCCGAGGACCAAAGACTGTAATCGCCATGAGACAACTTAGTACAAAGCCCAGAGCCTATATGGTTGCGACCTATAACTGTTGGTGATAAGCCCTGAACCTGAATGTTACAATTAGAAACTAGGCCACAATGACAATTCTGTGCATATATGTCCCTGTTGCCTTGAAACTGGGCATACTGAACTCCAACTTGTGACACCTCTGGTCTCGAGCCACCACCACCGAACATTGATCTTGAATTCTGGTAATGGCAATTTAAATTGAATGGCCCCGAGTTAAGACTAACGCGGGGTTTTTTCTTTGTCCTCCCGATGGCCATTTCACACGTTAAATGGTGTCCATCGACCCACTTGATAGGTTCATAAATTGCTGTTTTAGCCCCTTCTAGTGTTTTGTACACAAAAATAGCGTAACCTCTTGACTTTCCTGTTTCTTTATTGAAACCAAAAGGACCCTTTTCTATTACACCATAAGAGGAAAAATATTCCAACACTCTACCTGGTAACATGTTATGTGGCACATTAGCCACATAAACTGTACGTAAAGACTCGTCATTTCTGTCTCTGGCTCCTGAATTAGCAACCTTTGTGATTGTCGTCTTTCCATTAATCCTCTTGTATGGCTCCTTGAGTGCCATTAGTGCACTCTTTACATGCTTGAAAATGACAAAGCCATACTCTTTGCTTACACCAGATTTATCCAAAATGACAACAGCTTCTTCAACTTCGCCATAGGCTGAGAAAAATCGATGCAAAGTCTCGGATGTAGTATTACATCCGAGACTTCCAACGAAGAGCTTTCGCTGAATAGATCCTTCGTAGGATTTAGTTTTAGTACTAGAAAGTACATTTTCTAGGACCCCGGGAAGAAAAACTGAGATGCCTTCAGCAATTTTGTTGAGTTGGTCATTAGTAAGAAGCTGATTCATTTTCTGTAGGCTCATCATTTCTTGCTCCGTTTCCTTGTTCAAACGAACATTTAACCATAACTCTATTGCATTTAGGAAATGCAAACATCtaaggaagaccattcttaacaGATCTTTGAGTTTTGAAGTAAAACCAAATCCAAGATTTTGACTCATCCTTCAAAGTCAAAAGGAAGTACTACTAAAGAGCTAATGAAGAGTAGACAGATGATTGCTTCTTATTTTCTCTGTTGCTTTGCCGATGTTTATAAAGAAAAGAACCAAAGGCAATGTGTGTCTAATGTTGATGGGATATTAAATGCCAATTGCAGGGCACTTTCCATTTTAAAGAGATGTTCTGTTTCTGAAACTATCCGACCTATTCTGAGTACCTGCATGAACCAAATTTGGTAACAAAATTGAAAACATACAGCAGTACTAGGCAGTCAACGTTGCAGCATTAAGTCATATGCTAGAAAAGCAAATATAATTTGCATATAATACAAACTCAGTTTAAAGGGTTGCTAAGTATGCATTGTCAAATTTTAAAAAGATTATACATATATAGCATACCAAGGAAAACTTAAACTTTGATCAAGcaataaaacaacaacaataagtacGTCTCAATCAGCAACAAGTTGGCCCGATCTTATGAATCATCACTTGACTATGTCGCTCCATTTAAGTTTGTCTCAAACCAATAttagacagaataaaaaataaaataaaaagaagttcaCTATACTTTTTTTACTGGCATATATAAATTTGACAGAACTAGAAAACTCCGATCATGTGAATCATCACTTGACTATGTCGCTCCATTTTAAGTTTGTCTCAAACCGATAttagacaaaataaaaaataaaaaaaagtagaaGTTCACTATATCTTTTAAGGAGAAGGTTTGCAATACGCTGTTAACGAGTGTAACCTAGTATTTTTTCACAGTACATTGATCAAGCAATagttaatataaatatttttagagCTTATATTGTGTTTGGATTTCATCACATGGTTTTGATGTTCATACTTCTGAGTAATTCCATATTTTGAATTCACCCTTATGCAGTTATGCATGACAAGCTAACTAGCTAAGGTACATAAATTACTACATCCTAAGCATGCCGTAACTAACTACTTAATTAATCAAAAATCAGATGTCTCCAAGTGAGatatttacacaaatagccgaccGGAATCACCGTTTATTTTTTCTAGCCAGTATATAAAATATTGATTATACACGATAATATACCACGTTAAGGAATCTCTTTAACacattatttttattcttttcgaTGTAGAGGTGGACATGGGGTGTTTTCATGCATTTATGGGCTTTGAGAAGGTCCAATTTACTCGCCTTTGTTGGAACCATCAACAGCTTAATGTAGTCCCCTGCTCTTCATTATCTTTGACGCAACTTCCAGAAAAAAAATCTGCAACTTAAAATTTAATTCATAAAATGTGGTATTTTGTATATATGGCGTTGTTTTGAAGTAAAACGAAGTCCAAgattttgattcattttcaacttcaaagtttcaaagcGTAAAGGAACTAATGAAGATAGACAGATATgctttcttattgtcttgttgcATTTCCAAGGTTTATAAAGTAAGGAACCAAAGGCAATTTTCTGTTTCTGAAAATATCCGAGCTATTCTGTATACCTGCAACAACCAAAATTTGGTAACAAAATTGAAAACTTACAGCAGTAGGCTGTAGGCCTAGGAAGTCAACATTGCAGCATTTGTCATATACTAGAAAAAGCAAACGCTTTTcatatgattaaaaaaaaaatgtaaaagttGACCTTACTTTTAGGCTTTTTATTTGTGAGCTTTGTTGGCGTATTTGGAGCCTTTTATTTAAGGCCTTGTTGGCCAAATAAATGGCCTTATATTTTGAGAGAATGTGGCCAATTGTTGGCCAAgcatttctttcttctcttcctaTATAATAAGGACTCTCTAATCATTTggaaacacaccaacaagacttgagtcttcattccttgtttcttcctttcttcctttattaagagtgttttgtgtgagagttagtgttgggaagcacttgtgtgaactctttctttggagtgatcttgtgaggttattcccttagggtatttgggattaattagagtatttactctaattttgtattatcttttgtactcttattgttatagtaaattgcccctctcc
Proteins encoded in this window:
- the LOC107809334 gene encoding UBP1-associated protein 2C-like; the encoded protein is MVFLRCLHFLNAIELWLNVRLNKETEQEMMSLQKMNQLLTNDQLNKIAEGISVFLPGVLENVLSSTKTKSYEGSIQRKLFVGSLGCNTTSETLHRFFSAYGEVEEAVVILDKSGVSKEYGFVIFKHVKSALMALKEPYKRINGKTTITKVANSGARDRNDESLRTVYVANVPHNMLPGRVLEYFSSYGVIEKGPFGFNKETGKSRGYAIFVYKTLEGAKTAIYEPIKWVDGHHLTCEMAIGRTKKKPRVSLNSGPFNLNCHYQNSRSMFGGGGSRPEVSQVGVQYAQFQGNRDIYAQNCHCGLVSNCNIQVQGLSPTVIGRNHIGSGLCTKLSHGDYSLWSSEFPRHNPVWF